Proteins co-encoded in one Pieris napi chromosome 10, ilPieNapi1.2, whole genome shotgun sequence genomic window:
- the LOC125053296 gene encoding MLX-interacting protein isoform X3, with protein MQFIKKQNTLVCQFASPLDVDTHVKPETTILEGKYWKRRAEAVIAEYKKWRMFHIMRLLGKGDTSVQDTMFQLSGFQMSDMDAVESQCSDLAGNMLTDEDYLNFMSDTLFSTITSHQPFAFPDCREIARGASLADFIQPSLGPLQPNLDDFMDTLEPLHDLLTSTSRLPSVPEETTIPTEDTMYRSGMSVDSYSTQNYLGSHATPATMPTSQMTIHGTSNNTQIMPLEQTKSEPIQMYNGRLYPEPEIHNNILNNQIMPAFTAYDQTTEQINNVYPKTRLQYVTAPNKVIPQQDNYSKYNTALPPSQTAPETVSLLQQPGPNVKYASTVVIQGRGYREKPRTRMGHYSSPNPQYQNYSQPVQAHVPQNFDTRPVRQSSPQMQYMQLSPTEYKKSPPVNSRSFKLPSPPLAPTTSTQVQATAGASVVSTTNIRSKEQFRSHSLPLGSQLSPDWVVSGPSTAHDAPAAHNARAREPNQSAIRYRSRSTSSTAGAESGAGTSGPRRPPPLTSVASEPTLPQASVMLAQLLSAQHSQSLYKLNTSAEEGLNSDPMQSPSLRGQPSPIESDIMSPHHSRAQSRAQSLSPGGSPGSPRAGSPREPRRTHLHAEQKRRYNIKNGFDTLQALIPHLNTNPAAKISKAAMLQKGAEYIKQLKAERNQIKEEMENLRQQIDCLNNSISNCHSLLPATGAPVSRGRASRLREMFAAHVAARTMHNWKYWLFSVVSAALVESFSACVSCSSRADLVRTTLLWAEQHCSLVEMRPAVLNSLRVLCTTTDILSSPERLAEEARAAAAAVKKEPT; from the exons ATGCAgt ttattaaaaaacagaATACTTTGGTCTGCCAGTTTGCGTCTCCTTTGGATGTAGACACACACGTTAAACCAGAA acAACAATTTTAGAAGGAAAGTATTGGAAACGAAGAGCCGAAGCCGTAATTgcagaatacaaaaaatgGCGCATGTTTCATATTATGAGGCTCCTTGGAAAGGGGGACACCTCTGTCCAGGATACA aTGTTTCAACTGTCCGGTTTTCAGATGTCGGATATGGACGCGGTGGAGTCCCAGTGCAGCGACCTCGCGGGAAATATGCTGACCGACGAGGATTATCTTAATTTCATGAGCGATACACTATTTTCCACAATTACCAGTCACCAACCATTCGCTTTCCCCGATTGCCGGGAAATTG ctAGGGGTGCAAGCTTAGCTGACTTCATACAACCAAGCTTAGGTCCTCTGCAGCCTAATCTTGATGATTTTATGGACACGTTGGAACCCCTTCATG ATCTTCTAACGTCGACATCTCGCCTACCTTCCGTTCCCGAAGAAACGACGATACCCACTGAAGATACCATGTACAGGAGTGGAATGTCGGTTGATTCGTATTCAACCCAAAATTACCTTGGAAGTCACGCAACCCCAGCAACAATGCCGACGAGTCAAATGACCATTCATg gcACCAGCAACAATACTCAGATAATGCCCTTGGAACAGACCAAAAGTGAGCCGATACAAATGTACAATGGACGGTTATATCCTGAACCAGAAATTCACAATAACATTCTCAATAACCAAATTATGCCAGCGTTCACCGCATACGACCAAACCACtgaacaaattaataatgtttatccAAAAACACGGTTGCAGTACGTTACTGCACCGAACAAAGTTATCCCACAACAAGATAACTACTCTAAGTATAATACAG CTCTTCCACCATCACAAACGGCTCCCGAAACGGTGTCCTTACTCCAGCAACCAGGGCCTAACGTCAAATACGCCTCGACCGTGGTCATCCAAGGCCGGGGCTATAGAGAGAAGCCAAGAACTCGTATGGGGCATTACTCAAGTCCGAATCCACAGTATCAGAATTATTCGCAGCCAGTGCAGGCGCACGTGCCCCAGAATTTTGATACCCGACCAGTTCGTCAGAGTTCGCCGCAAATGCAATACATGCAGCTGAGCCCCACGGAATATAAGAAGAGTCCGCCGGTGAATTCGCGGTCTTTTAAGCTTCCTTCGCCACCTCTAGCGCCTACAACCTCAACACAG GTACAGGCAACGGCTGGAGCCAGTGTCGTGAGTACGACGAATATTCGGAGCAAGGAGCAGTTCCGGTCTCATAGCTTGCCCCTAGGATCGCAGCTGAGCCCAGATTGGGTCGTAAGTGGACCCTCCACAGCTCACGATGCACCAGCTGCACATAATGCGCGG gCTCGCGAGCCAAATCAGAGCGCGATTCGCTATCGCTCCCGCTCGACGTCAAGCACCGCAGGAGCGGAGAGCGGAGCGGGTACCAGCGGGCCGCGTAGGCCTCCGCCGCTTACAAGTGTGGCCTCCGAACCAACGCTGCCTCAAGCCAGCGTTATGTTGGCGCAGCTGCTTTCAGCACAGCACT CTCAAAGCCTCTACAAGCTGAATACCAGCGCTGAGGAAGGCCTGAATTCGGATCCTATGCAGTCTCCAAGTTTAAGGGGACAGCCGTCGCCTATTGAGAGTGATATTATGTCGCCACATCAT TCGCGAGCGCAGTCGCGGGCGCAGTCGCTTTCTCCGGGCGGATCGCCCGGTTCGCCACGCGCGGGTTCACCCCGTGAACCGCGGCGTACGCATTTGCACGCGGAACAAAAACGTCGGTATAACATCAAAAATGGCTTCGATACCCTCCAGGCGCTTATACCACATCTCAACACGAACCCAGCTGCTAAG ATAAGTAAAGCGGCTATGTTGCAAAAAGGGGCCGagtatattaaacaattgaaaGCGGAGAGGAATCAAATTAAAGAAGAAATGGAGAATTTGAGGCAGCAAATTGATTGCTTAAATAATTCCATATC aaaCTGCCACTCGCTGCTACCAGCGACGGGAGCGCCGGTGTCGCGGGGCCGCGCTAGTCGTCTCCGGGAGATGTTCGCCGCTCATGTCGCAGCCAGAACCATGCATAATTGGAAGTATTGGCTG TTTAGCGTGGTAAGCGCAGCCCTAGTGGAGTCCTTCAGCGCTTGCGTCTCGTGCAGCAGTCGGGCAGACCTCGTACGGACAACTCTACTTTGGGCAGAGCAGCATTGCTCACTTGTTGAGATGAGGCCAG cgGTATTGAACTCGCTACGTGTTTTATGTACGACCACGGATATCCTTTCGAGTCCCGAGAGATTGGCAGAAGAGGCGCGGGCGGCCGCCGCCGCCGTCAAGAAGGAACCGACCTAA